The following nucleotide sequence is from Deltaproteobacteria bacterium.
ACGGATTCGGGCTGGACGTGGACGCCATCAGTGACAGAAGCCGATCGTGGTTCGGACCATGCTCTCAACCGGGTGCCTCAGCACGCCAGTGGACCAAGGGCCTCGACTGCCCCGACCGCCGTCACTTCACTGCATCGCCGCCCCGGGTGCAAGCCCCGGTTACTTCCGCGACTAAGCCGCCGCGTCGCGCGGGAGTGACCGCTCTCAAGTGACTAATCTGCGGCTGGAGCGCCGTTGGGCGTCTCCTGGTGTTGGGCGGCCTGGACGAGGCAGTAGCCGAGAGTTCGTGCCTTTCGGCTGAGGTTGGCAAAGGTGCGATCGATGCACCGCTTCTCGTAGGCGTCCATGCCCTTTTCGACATATTCCTCGCCCCGGGTGACCATCAGGTAGATCAGGCAGGCAAGCTCGCGCGCGGTGGCGGTGATGGCGACGGCCCTGTCCTTGCGGGCGAGCCGGGCCCGATGTTTGGCGCCGATGAAGGTCTGGCTTCTTCGCGCTGCCATGGCGGCCATTCGCAGGGCCTGTCCGACCGGGTTGACCACCTTTGGGAGCCGGCCCGGCAAAGGCTTGCCGCCGCTGATCCTGGTCCTGGGAGCCACCCCCAGCCAGGAGCAGAAGTGCTGGGCGGAAGGAAAGGCGGAGAAGTCCGGGCCGATCTCCGACGCGATGGTCAGCGCAGTTCTGGTGCCGATGGCCGGGATCGCGGTGAGGTCGACGCCCATCATCTCGTGCAGGGCCATGGTCAAGGCCTTGTCCCCGGCCGCGGACTTCTTGCCCCCGGTGCGCGACAGCGTCTTCCAGCCTTCGCCGGCCGATCCGTCAGCAGGGCCTTCGTCCCCGGACGGGCTGTCGTCTGTGGAATCTTCCGGCGGCGTCAGGCGGCCGATCTGCGCCGCGATCTGCGCCTCGCAGACATCGATCTGCTGTTGGC
It contains:
- a CDS encoding IS110 family transposase is translated as MPRKSKRMERLKVVNPDCAGIDIGKDRHYVAVDPERCAEPVRSFDGFTRDLKAMAAWLRSCGVKKVAMESTSVYWIPVYEVLERAGFEVLLVPPRMTKQIARRKSDVLDCQWIWQLLSYGLLRGAFRPGDAVCPLRAYVRQAKRLIEDRVRCVQHMQKALTEMNVRLDSVLADIMGQTGQKILRAIIGGERDAQRLASFRHRQVKASGDTIAASLEGTWREEHLFALEQAMQRYDFCQQQIDVCEAQIAAQIGRLTPPEDSTDDSPSGDEGPADGSAGEGWKTLSRTGGKKSAAGDKALTMALHEMMGVDLTAIPAIGTRTALTIASEIGPDFSAFPSAQHFCSWLGVAPRTRISGGKPLPGRLPKVVNPVGQALRMAAMAARRSQTFIGAKHRARLARKDRAVAITATARELACLIYLMVTRGEEYVEKGMDAYEKRCIDRTFANLSRKARTLGYCLVQAAQHQETPNGAPAAD